A region of Diospyros lotus cultivar Yz01 chromosome 3, ASM1463336v1, whole genome shotgun sequence DNA encodes the following proteins:
- the LOC127797376 gene encoding heat shock cognate 70 kDa protein-like isoform X2: MAGNGGEPAIGIDLGTTYSCVGVWRQRHERVEIIVNDQGNRTTPSYVAFTATERLIGDGAKNQVAMNPTNTIFDAKRLIGQRFSDKLVQSDMKLWPFKVVDGSGDKPVIEVTYKHEKKQFTPEEISSMVLLKMREVAETFLGSAVKNAVITVPAYFSDSQRQATKDAGFIAGSNVMSILNEPSAAAIAYGLEMEVGSDDDKNVLIFDIGGGTFDISILTMKHDVFEVKAIAGDTHLGGEDFDNRMVKYFAEEFKRKQKKDITKNPRALRRLRTACERAKRNLSLTTQTSIEIDCLYEGIDFSTAITRARFEDLNMDLFRICMEQVDKCLVDAKMGKRNIHEVVIVGGSTRIPKVQQMLQDFFDGKELCKNINPDEAVAYGAAVQAAILGGNATEKIHDLLLMVQEAEKYEAEDMEPKFKIEAKKALEFYEYRKMH, translated from the exons ATGGCCGGAAATGGAGGGGAACCGGCGATCGGGATCGATCTGGGCACGACGTACTCGTGCGTGGGAGTGTGGCGGCAGCGGCACGAACGGGTCGAGATTATAGTGAACGACCAGGGTAATAGGACGACGCCGTCGTACGTGGCTTTCACCGCCACCGAGCGCCTCATCGGCGATGGCGCCAAGAATCAGGTTGCCATGAACCCCACCAACACCATCTTCG ATGCAAAGCGATTGATTGGTCAGAGATTCAGTGATAAGTTAGTGCAGAGTGATATGAAGCTTTGGCCTTTCAAGGTTGTAGATGGTTCAGGTGATAAGCCCGTGATTGAGGTCACCTACAAGCATGAAAAGAAGCAATTTACTCCAGAGGAGATATCGTCAATGGTGTTGTTGAAGATGCGTGAGGTTGCAGAGACCTTTCTTGGATCAGCTGTAAAGAACGCTGTCATCACCGTTCCTGCCTACTTCAGTGACTCACAACGCCAGGCGACCAAGGATGCTGGATTTATTGCTGGCTCGAATGTCATGAGCATCCTGAATGAGCCTTCTGCTGCTGCCATAGCCTACGGATTGGAAATGGAAGTGGGTagtgatgatgacaaaaatgtGCTTATCTTTGATATTGGTGGGGGGACTTTTGATATCTCAATTTTGACTATGAAGCACGATGTGTTTGAAGTGAAGGCCATTGCTGGTGACACTCACCTTGGAGGAGAAGACTTTGACAACAGAATGGTGAAATACTTTGCTGAGGAATTCAAGAGAAAGCAGAAGAAGGACATAACTAAGAATCCCAGAGCTCTTCGGAGACTAAGGACTGCTTGTGAGAGAGCCAAGCGGAATCTTTCGTTGACTACTCAGACAAGCATTGAGATTGACTGTTTATATGAGGGTATCGATTTCTCCACAGCTATAACCCGTGCTAGATTTGAGGACCTTAACATGGATCTGTTCAGGATATGTATGGAGCAGGTTGACAAATGTTTAGTGGATGCTAAAATGGGCAAACGCAACATCCATGAGGTTGTTATTGTTGGTGGCTCGACGAGAATTCCCAAAGTCCAACAGATGTTACAGGATTTCTTCGATGGAAAGGAATTGTGCAAAAATATCAACCCCGATGAGGCTGTCGCATATGGTGCTGCAGTTCAAGCAGCAATTTTGGGTGGAAATGCTACTGAGAAGATTCATGACCTACTATT AATGGTGCAGGAGGCTGAGAAGTACGAGGCTGAAGATATGGAGCCGAAGTTTAAGATTGAAGCTAAGAAGGCTCTCGAGTTCTATGAATACAGGAAGATGCATTAA
- the LOC127797376 gene encoding heat shock 70 kDa protein 18-like isoform X1, with the protein MAGNGEGPAIGIDLGTTYSCVGVWRQWHERVEIIVNDQGNRTTPSYVAFTEEERLIGDGAMNQVAKNPSNTIFDAKRLIGRRFSDESVQSEMKLWPFKVVAGPRDRPMIEVTYRDKQKQFAAEEISSMVLLKMREAAEAFLGLYVKNAVVTVPSYFNDAQRQATMDAGFIAGLNVMSILNEPTAAAIAYELETKAGSDGNKNALVFDLGGGTLDVSLLTIKQGVIKVKATTGDTHLGGEDFDNRIVDYFVEEFKRKWKKDITRDPRAIRRLRTYCERAKRILSLTIQTKIEIDCLYDGIDFSTTLTRAKFEDLNMDLFRMCMKQVKKCLMDANVHIRNIHDVVLVGGSTRIPKVQQLLQDFFKGKEMCKSINPDESVAYGAAVHAAILGGNATEKIRDLLLVEVTPLSLGTAVLGEPAIGIDLGTTYSCVGVWRQRHERVEIIVNDQGNRTTPSYVAFTATERLIGDGAKNQVAMNPTNTIFDAKRLIGQRFSDKLVQSDMKLWPFKVVDGSGDKPVIEVTYKHEKKQFTPEEISSMVLLKMREVAETFLGSAVKNAVITVPAYFSDSQRQATKDAGFIAGSNVMSILNEPSAAAIAYGLEMEVGSDDDKNVLIFDIGGGTFDISILTMKHDVFEVKAIAGDTHLGGEDFDNRMVKYFAEEFKRKQKKDITKNPRALRRLRTACERAKRNLSLTTQTSIEIDCLYEGIDFSTAITRARFEDLNMDLFRICMEQVDKCLVDAKMGKRNIHEVVIVGGSTRIPKVQQMLQDFFDGKELCKNINPDEAVAYGAAVQAAILGGNATEKIHDLLLLEVTSLSLGVAVRGDLTSFLIRRNTRIPCKKEKVFTTVFDNQTSAVIEVYQGERTQVSDNNLLGQFTLDGIHPAPAGTPKIVVCFEINANGILYASAKDKSTGQMSRISINYEHGRLSKAEIDRMVQEAEKYEAEDMEPKFKIEAKKALEFYEYRKMH; encoded by the exons ATGGCCGGAAATGGAGAGGGGCCCGCGATCGGGATCGATCTGGGAACGACTTACTCGTGCGTGGGAGTGTGGCGGCAGTGGCATGAACGGGTTGAGATTATTGTCAACGACCAAGGAAATAGAACGACGCCCTCGTACGTGGCGTTCACTGAAGAGGAGCGCCTCATCGGCGACGGTGCCATGAATCAGGTTGCCAAGAATCCCTCCAACACCATCTTCG ATGCTAAGAGGTTGATTGGCCGGAGATTCAGTGATGAGTCAGTGCAGAGTGAGATGAAGCTTTGGCCTTTCAAGGTTGTAGCTGGTCCACGGGATAGGCCCATGATTGAAGTCACTTACAGAGATAAGCAGAAGCAATTTGCTGCAGAGGAGATATCATCAATGGTGCTCTTGAAGATGCGCGAGGCTGCAGAGGCCTTTCTTGGATTGTATGTTAAGAACGCAGTTGTCACCGTTCCTTCCTACTTCAATGACGCACAGCGCCAGGCGACAATGGATGCCGGGTTTATCGCTGGCTTGAACGTCATGAGCATCCTGAATGAGCCCACTGCTGCTGCGATTGCTTATGAGTTGGAAACGAAAGCGGGTAGTGATGGAAACAAAAATGCGCTTGTCTTCGATCTTGGTGGTGGTACGTTAGATGTCTCACTTCTTACCATAAAGCAAGGTGTCATTAAAGTGAAGGCCACAACCGGTGACACTCACCTCGGTGGAGAAGACTTTGACAACAGAATAGTGGACTACTTTGTTGAGGAGTTCAAGAGGAAGTGGAAGAAGGACATAACAAGAGACCCTAGAGCTATTCGTAGGCTAAGGACATATTGTGAGAGAGCCAAGAGGATCCTCTCGTTGACTATTCAGACCAAAATTGAGATAGACTGTTTGTATGATGGTATTGATTTCTCCACAACCCTTACTCGCGCCAAATTTGAAGATCTCAACATGGATCTCTTCAGGATGTGCATGAAGCAGGTTAAGAAATGTTTAATGGATGCAAATGTTCACATACGCAACATCCATGATGTTGTCCTTGTTGGTGGCTCCACAAGAATTCCCAAAGTGCAACAGCTGTTACAAGATTTTTTTAAGGGAAAGGAAATGTGCAAAAGTATCAATCCCGATGAGTCTGTTGCCTACGGTGCTGCAGTCCATGCTGCAATTTTGGGTGGAAATGCTACTGAGAAGATTCGCGACTTACTGTTGGTGGAGGTCACACCTCTATCTCTTGGCACAGCAGTTCTTG GGGAACCGGCGATCGGGATCGATCTGGGCACGACGTACTCGTGCGTGGGAGTGTGGCGGCAGCGGCACGAACGGGTCGAGATTATAGTGAACGACCAGGGTAATAGGACGACGCCGTCGTACGTGGCTTTCACCGCCACCGAGCGCCTCATCGGCGATGGCGCCAAGAATCAGGTTGCCATGAACCCCACCAACACCATCTTCG ATGCAAAGCGATTGATTGGTCAGAGATTCAGTGATAAGTTAGTGCAGAGTGATATGAAGCTTTGGCCTTTCAAGGTTGTAGATGGTTCAGGTGATAAGCCCGTGATTGAGGTCACCTACAAGCATGAAAAGAAGCAATTTACTCCAGAGGAGATATCGTCAATGGTGTTGTTGAAGATGCGTGAGGTTGCAGAGACCTTTCTTGGATCAGCTGTAAAGAACGCTGTCATCACCGTTCCTGCCTACTTCAGTGACTCACAACGCCAGGCGACCAAGGATGCTGGATTTATTGCTGGCTCGAATGTCATGAGCATCCTGAATGAGCCTTCTGCTGCTGCCATAGCCTACGGATTGGAAATGGAAGTGGGTagtgatgatgacaaaaatgtGCTTATCTTTGATATTGGTGGGGGGACTTTTGATATCTCAATTTTGACTATGAAGCACGATGTGTTTGAAGTGAAGGCCATTGCTGGTGACACTCACCTTGGAGGAGAAGACTTTGACAACAGAATGGTGAAATACTTTGCTGAGGAATTCAAGAGAAAGCAGAAGAAGGACATAACTAAGAATCCCAGAGCTCTTCGGAGACTAAGGACTGCTTGTGAGAGAGCCAAGCGGAATCTTTCGTTGACTACTCAGACAAGCATTGAGATTGACTGTTTATATGAGGGTATCGATTTCTCCACAGCTATAACCCGTGCTAGATTTGAGGACCTTAACATGGATCTGTTCAGGATATGTATGGAGCAGGTTGACAAATGTTTAGTGGATGCTAAAATGGGCAAACGCAACATCCATGAGGTTGTTATTGTTGGTGGCTCGACGAGAATTCCCAAAGTCCAACAGATGTTACAGGATTTCTTCGATGGAAAGGAATTGTGCAAAAATATCAACCCCGATGAGGCTGTCGCATATGGTGCTGCAGTTCAAGCAGCAATTTTGGGTGGAAATGCTACTGAGAAGATTCATGACCTACTATTGTTGGAGGTCACATCTTTGTCTCTTGGCGTGGCGGTGCGTGGCGATCTTACGTCATTTTTGATTCGGAGGAACACTCGTATTCCATGCAAGAAGGAGAAAGTGTTCACTACAGTGTTTGATAACCAAACTAGCGCTGTGATTGAAGTGTACCAGGGTGAGAGAACACAAGTTAGTGACAACAATTTGCTTGGTCAATTTACTCTTGATGGCATTCATCCGGCCCCTGCGGGTACTCCAAAGATCgttgtctgttttgagattaaTGCAAATGGTATCTTGTATGCGTCGGCTAAGGACAAGTCAACTGGTCAAATGAGTAGGATTAGCATCAATTACGAACATGGAAGATTGTCCAAGGCAGAGATAGATAGAATGGTGCAGGAGGCTGAGAAGTACGAGGCTGAAGATATGGAGCCGAAGTTTAAGATTGAAGCTAAGAAGGCTCTCGAGTTCTATGAATACAGGAAGATGCATTAA
- the LOC127797994 gene encoding ubiquitin-conjugating enzyme E2 13 isoform X3, translated as MASPSQAILLLQKQLKDLCKNPVDGFSAGLVDESNLFEWSVTIIGPPDTLYEGGFFNAIMSFPSNYPNSPPTVRFTSEIWHPNVYPDGKVCISILHPPGDDPNGYELASERWSPVHTKEWRDRKDEFKKKVSRCVRKSQEML; from the exons aTGGCTTCTCCATCGCAAGcaattcttcttctccaaaaaCAGCTAAAAG ATCTCTGTAAAAACCCCGTCGATGGCTTCTCCGCCGGGTTGGTTGATGAAAGCAACTTGTTCGAATGGAGCGTCACCATTATAGGCCCGCCCGATACATTATA TGAGGGAGGATTCTTCAATGCAATCATGTCTTTCCCATCCAACTACCCAAACAGCCCTCCAACTGTGAGGTTTACCTCAGAGATATGGCATCCTAATG TTTACCCTGATGGAAAAGTTTGCATTTCAATTCTTCATCCCCCTGGTGATGATCCAAATGGCTATGAACTTGCAAGTGAGCGTTGGTCTCCAGTTCATACG AAAGAATGGAGAGATAGAAAGGATGAATTTAAGAAGAAAGTCAGCCGCTGTGTGAGAAAGTCACAAGAGATGTTGTAA
- the LOC127797994 gene encoding ubiquitin-conjugating enzyme E2 13 isoform X1, translating to MASPSQAILLLQKQLKDLCKNPVDGFSAGLVDESNLFEWSVTIIGPPDTLYEGGFFNAIMSFPSNYPNSPPTVRFTSEIWHPNVYPDGKVCISILHPPGDDPNGYELASERWSPVHTVESIVLSIISMLSSPNDESPANVEAAKEWRDRKDEFKKKVSRCVRKSQEML from the exons aTGGCTTCTCCATCGCAAGcaattcttcttctccaaaaaCAGCTAAAAG ATCTCTGTAAAAACCCCGTCGATGGCTTCTCCGCCGGGTTGGTTGATGAAAGCAACTTGTTCGAATGGAGCGTCACCATTATAGGCCCGCCCGATACATTATA TGAGGGAGGATTCTTCAATGCAATCATGTCTTTCCCATCCAACTACCCAAACAGCCCTCCAACTGTGAGGTTTACCTCAGAGATATGGCATCCTAATG TTTACCCTGATGGAAAAGTTTGCATTTCAATTCTTCATCCCCCTGGTGATGATCCAAATGGCTATGAACTTGCAAGTGAGCGTTGGTCTCCAGTTCATACG GTTGAGAGCATAGTTTTGAGCATCATATCAATGCTTTCAAGTCCTAATGATGAGTCACCTGCAAATGTGGAGGCCGCT AAAGAATGGAGAGATAGAAAGGATGAATTTAAGAAGAAAGTCAGCCGCTGTGTGAGAAAGTCACAAGAGATGTTGTAA
- the LOC127797994 gene encoding ubiquitin-conjugating enzyme E2 13 isoform X2 translates to MASPSQAILLLQKQLKDLCKNPVDGFSAGLVDESNLFEWSVTIIGPPDTLYEGGFFNAIMSFPSNYPNSPPTVRFTSEIWHPNVYPDGKVCISILHPPGDDPNGYELASERWSPVHTWKLDLGRMLNVANLNHAITFWIPSKPMLRLRA, encoded by the exons aTGGCTTCTCCATCGCAAGcaattcttcttctccaaaaaCAGCTAAAAG ATCTCTGTAAAAACCCCGTCGATGGCTTCTCCGCCGGGTTGGTTGATGAAAGCAACTTGTTCGAATGGAGCGTCACCATTATAGGCCCGCCCGATACATTATA TGAGGGAGGATTCTTCAATGCAATCATGTCTTTCCCATCCAACTACCCAAACAGCCCTCCAACTGTGAGGTTTACCTCAGAGATATGGCATCCTAATG TTTACCCTGATGGAAAAGTTTGCATTTCAATTCTTCATCCCCCTGGTGATGATCCAAATGGCTATGAACTTGCAAGTGAGCGTTGGTCTCCAGTTCATACG TGGAAATTGGACCTGGGCAGGATGTTGAATGTGGCTAATCTAAACCATGCAATCACCTTTTGGATTCCATCCAAGCCCATGTTGAG GTTGAGAGCATAG